The Cryptococcus gattii WM276 chromosome K, complete sequence genome contains the following window.
GCTGAGGTTCGAGGATCTTGGCTTCGTCGTGCCTCGCGAGCTTGACTAGACATTCATGATAGCCGTGAAGGGCCCAGACGTTGTTCGGGTGTCGGACTGCACGAGGCAGAGAGTCGGAGAAACCGAGATCTTCTGCGTAGGTCTTCGCAGCCTCCTCGACATTGCCTTGTTCCAGCTGAAGAGCGGCGTAAGCGTGTCGAGGCGGTTGCATCCAACCCCAAGGCTCGGCATAGATCAGGTTGTCGTAGTACTGGATGGACTCTCGCAATTGCTCAAAGGCGTAGGTGTAATTACCGCGGCGGTATTCGAGCTCACCAGTGAGCATAGTTTCTGCGACGTTGAGAATATCTTGCCAGGAGTTGGGATACTCGAAACGTGATGGGTAGATCTTCTTTCGAGACTCGCGGAAGAGCTCTCGTTCCTCGAGAGCGTTCTCAACTTGATCAAGAACAGAGTAGGAGAGGGCACGAGCATAATGAAGGATTGTGGTAGTGACGCAGTAGAACTGGCGGTCATCTGGGAAGGCGAGTTGTAGAATGTCGTGCCATTTGCCGAATCGAATGAGTACGTGAACTCGGTATGACTTGAAACCCTCCATCCAATCAATCATCGGAGGACTGGGAATTCGCAAGAGGTCTTCAGTGAGAGACTTTTCCATCCGCTCTACCGTGTCCATTGCGATGCGAAACTGACCGTTAAACATGCCAGCGTAAATGGGGAAAGTGTAATCATGAAGACGATAGAAGGTGTAAAAATCGGTCATGGAACCATGTTTCATGTACAGCTCATCCCCCCGGATGGCTTCAATGTTGGTCGCGATAGCGCGGCGATAGTCACCAATCAAGAGGTCGATATGGCCAGACATATGGTTGAGATGACCCACATCAGGACACAGGTTCCGCAATCGATCAGCGGCGGGAATAGCGAGCTCGGGTTTGGAAGAAAGCTCCATGAGATGGATATAAAAGTGAAGGATACCAGGATGGGATAAAGACTCAGATCGTTGAAGAGCCTTCTCGAGGATCGATTCGATGCGCAAAGTTCGGCTATCCTCTCGAGGGGCACCAGTGTGGAGGTCCCAAAGCTGCCAGGGGGCGAGAGCCATGAGAGAGTCGGCATATAAGGCAACGACGTCGAGATGATCACCATGTTTCTCATACACCTGGTCCATGTGCTCCGAATAAGCCCTATTCCAATGCTGGTAATCCCCTTCTCGCTCTGAAGGGAATCGAGCGCAAAGAGCGTCGATCAAAGCGACCTCCAGGGGGGTAGTGGCGAGCTCACGCGCTTTGCTAACCGCCAAATGGCATTTGTGAAGAGCACGCTTTAGATCCGCCTCGTCGAATCGCTCCCAAGCCTTGTTGTAATTGGGACCGCCAGCATAGGCAATACCCCAATGCGCCATGGCACAGTGAGGATCGCAATGGACAGCATAGCGGAAGCACCGTTCCGCCTCTTCGTGATGGAAGCCGTACGACCAGATTAAACCACGGTCAAACCACGTCTGACAGTCTTTGGAGTCGGTGTTGATTTTGCAGGAGTAGCCACCGACGTTGTAAGGGTAGGAATCGACATCAGGGGCAGCTACCTTCATAACGCCGTTCGGAATACCGTCGGGAATTTTCACAGGGGACATGTTACGTATGTGTGTAGGTGTGGATGAAGTCGGTCCAGATGTAGACTATCAGATCGAACATATTAGCTTGAGCTGCTCGTCGCCGACTGGCCTTTACTCACCGCTTGTTTGTTTGTTCTTGCCAAGTACTGATTGGGGAAAGGGCAATAAAGTGACTgtgaaagagaaggaggatggaagTCGCAAAATGGCACTTTCGAGTTTCTGTTAAGTCATATTTCAGAACAGGAGGATTCCTGACACCCTTCGGAACATGGGTGGGTTCTCGGCAGTATGCAACTTCAACGTTTCACGTGACAACAAAATACCCGAAGCCGAGTGGGTTCTCGTAATACCAGCGTGGGAAGTGTGGGTTCACATCAACGTTTGCGTGGATCACCTGACAGTGAGGTACCAAGTTACTATTTTACACCGCATTACTTAGTGGGACGCCCTTTGACTCCTACCTGATATTCTCATTTTTTTCGTTCACGTATACTCTTACAAGCCACTCAGCTGCGCTGAAGTCAAAGTCTTTGTCTTCGATTTGGATGGCACCAGGATGAACATGCCAGCTGACGGTCCGGGCGTGGAATACTTATCATGAAAGTGTCACCATTCAATCCATCGACAGCTCGACGATACCCTTTTTCGGTCGCTTTTATTGAGAGGCATGAACAGCACCTAATGATACGTGCTTGAAGAGGTCAATTAGCTCGCCGACCCCATCTGTACCATGTCGGCCTAACCAAAGATGCTGAAGGCGTAATATTAGACTCCGAAGGAGTGCCATTCAGCGGTACCTACAACAATGAGCAACGAGTTCAGTCCCAGTCCTAGGCAAGTTAAGGCTTACAAAGGACATGCTCGGCTTCAATTTTCATTGTCCTTTGACCTATAGTCCACAATCCAACATGCACACGTCGCAACCTTCCGCCGACGTTCTCCCGGTGTCCGGAGTATCCCACAGCTGTATGAGTTGCGAATACCGAGGGCAACTCTTACCAGATCACGGTCTTCCAGTTCCAGGGCCAACCAGGTGACGTTGGCATTGTTTGTACGTTCTGAAACTAATCATTTGCAGTCGTCATTCCGCCTTAATCTAATCGCCCGAGACTTCGTATGCCTGGTGACTAGTGTCATATAGTCTCCCAAAGCCGACCCGACGTAGGTCCACAGTTCTGGTCTCCCACCATTTGTCTCGGCACGCTGAGTTTCCCCAGCGGATTTACCAATCATCGATTCTTGATATTCGCGCTCTTTCCCATCCTCTGTTCGAAGTTCAATTTGGTTCCTTATCGCCGAAGGATCTTCACCATTCGTGGGATCGTCTCGAATTCTCATTTTTCCTGAAAGTCAGCTCTGACGCGAGAACAAAGGGCAGTGGGAGCGGAATACGAGGGCAATATATTTACGTGCATGTATTTAATCGCAACTTCTTGGAACATCATTGGTGATTGATTGTGTTAGCGAGAGCTTTGGGAATGCGCTTTTGGTATGTTCTTAAGACTAGATGTGATCCGAATTTAGAATAGGAACTAATATTTCCGAGAGGAATTGCATATATTTAAAACCGGAACGTATAAACTCTATAAAGACAACCTAACACATCTAATAATTATCTTTTTTGGGGGACAAGAATGCCTACTTCAACCAAGGGATCTCCTCAGGAGCATATTTGTATGCTCTGAATAACGCATTCGACTCTGAAGGATAGAAACCAGCCGCATTCTTTTCAGGGTACACTGCAAAGTATGGGCAAACATACTCCCAGCACACCTTGTTCTCTGTGTTGATCTCCATAACCCTTCCAAACGCGGACTCGCAGACGAGGGTGTTGCCGTTGGGAAGACGTTGAGCGGAGCCCATAAAGGGGGTGTAGA
Protein-coding sequences here:
- a CDS encoding TPR domain protein (Similar to TIGR gene model, INSD accession AAW46212.1), whose translation is MSPVKIPDGIPNGVMKVAAPDVDSYPYNVGGYSCKINTDSKDCQTWFDRGLIWSYGFHHEEAERCFRYAVHCDPHCAMAHWGIAYAGGPNYNKAWERFDEADLKRALHKCHLAVSKARELATTPLEVALIDALCARFPSEREGDYQHWNRAYSEHMDQVYEKHGDHLDVVALYADSLMALAPWQLWDLHTGAPREDSRTLRIESILEKALQRSESLSHPGILHFYIHLMELSSKPELAIPAADRLRNLCPDVGHLNHMSGHIDLLIGDYRRAIATNIEAIRGDELYMKHGSMTDFYTFYRLHDYTFPIYAGMFNGQFRIAMDTVERMEKSLTEDLLRIPSPPMIDWMEGFKSYRVHVLIRFGKWHDILQLAFPDDRQFYCVTTTILHYARALSYSVLDQVENALEERELFRESRKKIYPSRFEYPNSWQDILNVAETMLTGELEYRRGNYTYAFEQLRESIQYYDNLIYAEPWGWMQPPRHAYAALQLEQGNVEEAAKTYAEDLGFSDSLPRAVRHPNNVWALHGYHECLVKLARHDEAKILEPQLTLALAVADISIESSCFCRRVQPAANQSMCCKS